Proteins encoded by one window of Burkholderia plantarii:
- a CDS encoding SAM-dependent methyltransferase produces MAEADEREVHRAQFNHFEAMFAQHADPWHYRTSWYEARKRALLLAALPRQRYRRGFEPGCANGELSAWLAPRCETLRCADFAPSAAALARERLAGFAQAGVEVLTMPDDWPEGRFDLIVISEFAYYLDASRCARLAGLACDALDADGTLACCHWRHGADDMRLTGGAVHALFAQAARDAGLHALTRVDDADFLLDVWSAGASNVAPR; encoded by the coding sequence ATGGCCGAGGCTGACGAACGGGAAGTCCACCGCGCTCAATTCAACCATTTCGAGGCGATGTTCGCGCAGCATGCGGACCCATGGCACTACCGCACGAGCTGGTACGAGGCGCGCAAGCGCGCCCTGCTGCTGGCCGCGCTGCCGCGGCAACGCTATCGGCGCGGCTTCGAGCCCGGCTGCGCGAACGGCGAACTGTCGGCGTGGCTCGCACCGCGCTGCGAGACGCTGCGCTGCGCCGACTTCGCCCCCAGCGCCGCCGCGCTCGCGCGCGAGCGACTAGCCGGCTTCGCGCAGGCCGGCGTGGAGGTGTTGACGATGCCCGACGACTGGCCCGAGGGCCGCTTCGATCTGATCGTGATCAGCGAATTCGCGTATTACCTCGACGCCTCGCGCTGCGCGCGGCTGGCCGGGCTCGCCTGCGACGCGCTCGACGCCGACGGCACGCTGGCCTGCTGCCACTGGCGCCACGGCGCCGACGACATGCGGCTGACCGGCGGCGCGGTCCACGCGCTGTTCGCGCAGGCCGCCCGCGACGCCGGCCTGCATGCGCTCACGCGCGTGGACGACGCCGATTTCCTGCTCGACGTCTGGAGCGCCGGGGCCTCGAACGTCGCGCCGCGCTGA
- a CDS encoding phosphatidylserine decarboxylase family protein, with product MTTYSEQDLDARYRQSFGYVAGYLPRDRNALIAWQVDLQTRAAARFAERGAVGRHPSVQAMADLINADSIVRMYVIEAIEQSAAFKKNVLDIDDMLAQLDLICTTAPEYNADPKARVLFPMSALFVNMMATQAGKALFRLTDFNERLRAILKTWADYLDSADSCWVLNRNDTNGWLGRAATEEFKLRDFVVDWSAEHGGFASYNAFFHREIQSEYRPIAGVGDAAIVTAPNDGTVYRIDTNVQADGVFWLKERDYSLRDMLDHPDDALLRRFVGGTVVQIFLSGADYHRWHAPVDGVVSFRNVDGLLFSENEDHEFDPDAGVKSQVYGAAVNNRALVSIEADDARLGSVYVMPIGITEISSLTLVVKDGQHVKKGEELGYFNYGGSTLCVVFEKKVPLDFGSLAVGDTIKVNAKLATVK from the coding sequence ATGACCACCTATTCCGAGCAGGATCTCGACGCGCGCTATCGGCAAAGCTTCGGCTACGTCGCCGGCTATCTTCCCCGGGACCGCAATGCGCTGATCGCATGGCAGGTCGATCTGCAGACGCGCGCGGCGGCGCGCTTCGCCGAACGGGGAGCGGTGGGCCGCCATCCGTCCGTGCAGGCGATGGCCGACCTGATCAACGCCGACAGCATCGTCCGGATGTACGTGATCGAGGCGATCGAGCAGAGCGCCGCGTTCAAGAAGAACGTGCTCGACATCGACGACATGCTGGCGCAGCTGGACCTGATCTGCACCACCGCGCCCGAATACAACGCCGATCCGAAGGCCCGCGTGCTGTTCCCGATGTCGGCGCTGTTCGTGAACATGATGGCCACGCAGGCCGGCAAGGCGCTGTTCCGGCTCACGGATTTCAACGAGCGTCTGCGGGCGATCCTGAAGACCTGGGCCGACTACCTCGACAGCGCCGACAGTTGCTGGGTGCTGAACCGCAACGACACGAACGGCTGGCTCGGCAGGGCCGCCACGGAAGAATTCAAGCTGAGGGATTTCGTCGTGGACTGGTCGGCAGAGCATGGCGGCTTCGCGTCCTACAACGCCTTCTTCCATCGTGAAATCCAGTCCGAATATCGCCCGATCGCCGGCGTCGGCGATGCCGCCATCGTCACGGCGCCGAACGACGGCACCGTCTACCGGATCGATACGAACGTGCAGGCCGACGGCGTGTTCTGGCTCAAGGAGCGGGACTACTCGCTGCGCGACATGCTCGATCACCCCGACGATGCGCTGCTGCGACGGTTCGTGGGCGGCACGGTGGTGCAGATCTTCCTGAGCGGCGCCGATTACCACCGCTGGCACGCGCCGGTGGACGGCGTGGTCTCGTTCCGGAACGTCGACGGCCTGCTGTTCAGCGAAAACGAAGATCACGAATTCGATCCGGATGCCGGCGTCAAGTCGCAGGTCTACGGCGCGGCCGTCAACAACCGCGCGCTGGTGTCGATCGAGGCCGACGATGCCCGACTCGGCTCGGTGTACGTGATGCCGATCGGGATCACCGAAATCTCGTCGCTGACCCTGGTGGTGAAGGATGGCCAGCACGTGAAGAAAGGCGAGGAACTCGGCTACTTCAACTACGGCGGCTCGACGCTGTGCGTCGTGTTCGAGAAGAAGGTGCCGCTCGATTTCGGCTCGTTGGCGGTGGGCGACACGATCAAGGTCAACGCGAAGCTGGCGACCGTGAAATAG
- a CDS encoding SDR family oxidoreductase produces MTKRALIIGATGIVGRNLADHLVGLGDWQVTGLSRGRTPMPARVEALTADLTSPDAVAGALRDRAFSHVFFTAWARQSTEAENIRVNGAMVRNVLDALGPGGKLEHAALVTGLKHYLGPFEAYARGAVPLTPFREEQGRQPVDNFYYEQEDRLFEAARRHGFGWSVHRPHTIIGFALGNAMNMGVTLAVYATLCKASGAPFVFPGSPAQWDSLTDMTDARLLARHLEWAATAPGARDEAFNVVNGDVFRWKWMWQRIADYFGIEAAPFDGQTRPLEGRMQQAGAQWREIAARAGLVEPDVERLVSWWHTDADLGRPMEVLTDMSKSRKAGFLDYQSTVDAFHALFDRLKAERVIPA; encoded by the coding sequence ATGACCAAACGAGCATTGATCATCGGCGCGACCGGCATCGTCGGTCGCAATCTTGCGGACCATCTCGTCGGGCTCGGCGACTGGCAGGTCACCGGCCTGTCGCGCGGCCGCACGCCCATGCCGGCGCGCGTCGAGGCGCTGACAGCCGACCTGACCTCGCCTGACGCCGTGGCCGGCGCCCTGCGCGACCGCGCGTTCAGCCACGTGTTCTTCACCGCCTGGGCGCGCCAGTCGACCGAGGCCGAGAACATCCGCGTCAACGGCGCGATGGTGCGCAACGTGCTCGATGCGCTCGGCCCGGGCGGCAAGCTCGAGCACGCGGCGCTCGTCACCGGCCTGAAGCACTATCTCGGGCCGTTCGAGGCCTACGCGCGGGGCGCCGTGCCGCTCACGCCATTTCGCGAGGAGCAGGGCCGCCAGCCGGTCGACAACTTCTACTACGAGCAGGAGGACCGCCTGTTCGAGGCGGCTCGGCGCCACGGCTTCGGCTGGAGCGTGCATCGTCCGCACACGATCATCGGCTTCGCGCTCGGCAACGCCATGAACATGGGCGTGACGCTCGCCGTCTACGCGACGCTCTGCAAGGCGAGCGGCGCGCCGTTCGTGTTCCCCGGCTCGCCCGCGCAGTGGGACAGCCTGACCGACATGACCGACGCGCGCCTGCTGGCCCGGCATCTCGAATGGGCTGCGACCGCGCCGGGCGCGCGCGACGAGGCGTTCAACGTCGTCAACGGCGACGTGTTCCGCTGGAAGTGGATGTGGCAGCGCATCGCCGACTATTTCGGCATCGAGGCCGCGCCGTTCGACGGCCAGACGCGCCCGCTGGAAGGTCGGATGCAGCAGGCCGGCGCGCAATGGCGCGAGATCGCCGCGCGCGCCGGGCTGGTCGAGCCCGACGTCGAGCGGCTCGTCTCGTGGTGGCATACCGACGCCGATCTCGGGCGCCCGATGGAAGTGCTGACCGACATGAGCAAGAGCCGCAAGGCCGGCTTCCTCGATTACCAGAGCACCGTCGACGCGTTCCACGCGCTGTTCGATCGCCTGAAGGCGGAGCGGGTCATCCCGGCCTGA
- a CDS encoding SDR family NAD(P)-dependent oxidoreductase, with amino-acid sequence MSKLEGKVALVTGASKGIGAAIAKALAAQGAAVVVTYSSSRQGAESVVAEIEGAGGRAVAVGGNVTDAGQAASLVKTAIDRFGGLDIVVNNSGVYAFAPIEAITAEEFHRQFDTNVLGLLLVTQAAVPHLKEGASIINISSAVTRITPPMSAIYTGTKGAVDAITNVLALELAPRKIRVNAINPGYVTTEGTVTAGITGSDMEKEFVSKTPLGRAGRPEDIADIAVFLASDDARWLSGEHLLGAGGVR; translated from the coding sequence ATGAGCAAACTCGAAGGAAAGGTCGCGCTCGTCACGGGCGCATCGAAGGGCATCGGCGCGGCAATCGCCAAGGCGCTGGCGGCACAGGGCGCCGCCGTGGTGGTCACGTATTCGAGCAGCAGGCAGGGCGCGGAGAGCGTGGTGGCCGAGATCGAAGGCGCCGGCGGCCGGGCCGTGGCGGTCGGCGGCAACGTGACCGACGCCGGTCAGGCGGCCAGCCTCGTGAAGACCGCGATCGACCGCTTCGGCGGCCTCGACATCGTCGTCAACAATTCCGGCGTGTATGCGTTCGCGCCGATCGAGGCGATCACCGCGGAGGAATTCCACCGCCAGTTCGACACCAACGTGCTTGGCCTGCTGCTGGTCACCCAGGCCGCCGTACCGCATCTGAAGGAAGGCGCCAGCATCATCAACATCAGTTCGGCCGTCACGCGCATCACGCCGCCGATGAGCGCGATCTACACCGGGACCAAGGGCGCGGTCGATGCGATCACGAACGTGCTGGCGCTGGAGCTGGCGCCGCGCAAGATCCGCGTGAACGCGATCAACCCCGGCTACGTGACGACCGAAGGCACCGTGACGGCCGGCATCACGGGTTCGGACATGGAGAAGGAGTTCGTTTCCAAGACGCCGCTGGGCCGCGCCGGCCGTCCGGAAGACATTGCCGACATCGCGGTGTTCCTCGCCTCCGATGATGCGCGATGGCTGTCGGGCGAACATCTGCTGGGCGCGGGCGGCGTGCGCTGA
- a CDS encoding glycosyltransferase: MIGVVIPAHNEARRLARCLAAVGAAARHPALRGEPVRIVVVLDSCTDASPRIAARHGVETVAVQARNVGAARAAGADLLLRHGARWLAFTDADSRVASDWLVAQLSLGADAVCGTVAVDDWRGHPASVVETWRLRYRDADGHRHVHGANLGVSARAYRRAGGFPPLACDEDVALVARLVATGARIAWSAAPRVTTSARLDPRARGGFGDTLAAWAGRGLDTLRAEGGAAMIEPAPLTDGAA; encoded by the coding sequence ATGATCGGCGTCGTGATTCCCGCCCACAACGAAGCCCGCCGGCTCGCGCGATGCCTGGCGGCGGTCGGCGCGGCCGCGCGGCATCCGGCGCTGCGGGGCGAGCCCGTGCGCATCGTGGTGGTGCTCGACAGTTGCACCGACGCGTCGCCGCGCATCGCGGCGCGCCATGGCGTCGAGACGGTTGCGGTGCAGGCGCGCAACGTCGGCGCCGCGCGCGCGGCCGGCGCCGACCTGCTGCTGCGTCACGGCGCCCGCTGGCTGGCATTCACCGATGCCGACAGCCGCGTGGCATCGGACTGGCTCGTCGCGCAGCTTTCGCTCGGCGCGGATGCCGTGTGCGGTACCGTGGCCGTCGACGACTGGCGCGGCCATCCGGCGAGCGTCGTCGAGACGTGGCGGCTTCGCTACCGCGACGCCGACGGGCATCGTCACGTGCATGGCGCGAACCTCGGCGTCAGTGCGCGGGCCTACCGCCGCGCGGGCGGATTTCCGCCGCTTGCCTGCGACGAGGACGTGGCGCTGGTGGCGCGGCTGGTCGCCACCGGCGCGCGGATCGCCTGGAGCGCCGCGCCGCGCGTGACCACCAGCGCGCGTCTCGACCCGCGCGCGCGGGGCGGCTTCGGCGACACGCTCGCGGCCTGGGCGGGCAGGGGCCTCGACACGCTGCGCGCCGAGGGTGGCGCCGCGATGATCGAGCCGGCGCCGCTGACCGATGGTGCCGCATGA
- a CDS encoding DUF190 domain-containing protein — protein MNGSQLTLYAANQSHRVRHLTVVEWLLEEAASAGIIGATVAEISEAVDSSGKLHAARFFELVDQPVAVTLIADDAKIDALLARLKGEGVHLFFTRMPIEYGSLGADGGA, from the coding sequence ATGAACGGAAGCCAACTCACCCTCTACGCCGCGAACCAGAGCCATCGGGTCAGGCATTTGACCGTCGTCGAATGGCTGCTCGAGGAGGCCGCCAGCGCCGGCATCATCGGGGCCACGGTTGCCGAAATTTCGGAAGCGGTCGATTCCAGTGGAAAACTGCATGCCGCGCGTTTCTTCGAACTCGTGGACCAGCCGGTGGCCGTGACGCTGATCGCCGACGACGCGAAGATCGATGCGCTGCTGGCCCGGCTGAAGGGCGAGGGCGTGCATCTGTTCTTCACGCGGATGCCGATCGAATACGGCTCGCTGGGCGCCGACGGCGGCGCGTGA
- a CDS encoding response regulator transcription factor — MKIAILGGPANQTKQLELWLRSGGHQPAFFKSGNAFFSALRRNGFDLLMVDVALPDLSGIDLIAWARHHFEWHVPVIAMTARDAWHLAADALKAGADDYLVRPIREAEIQSRINTVTLRHAPEPGDVIEIGDYSIDTKSTKIILNGEPVNLTRKEFELAAYFFRHPDQLISHETLLGRIWKLQSDIDTRTVATHVSRIRKKLRLDGSHGCEILSLYGYGYRCLIDRPAETPATAARIADIDPAVVPPVVETNATPIELIAATPRFDTPGAPAARGTLAPPAMPPDETGAATLHDGARPVDRYVANLLKERQDFEEQIRRLRDAFCEATLELRALKRQGGPRRHHEIEALADYSEDLA; from the coding sequence ATGAAAATCGCCATTCTCGGCGGTCCGGCGAATCAAACGAAGCAGCTCGAACTGTGGTTGAGGAGCGGCGGACATCAGCCAGCATTCTTCAAGTCCGGCAATGCCTTTTTCAGCGCGCTGCGGCGCAACGGCTTCGATCTGCTGATGGTCGACGTCGCCCTGCCCGACCTGTCCGGCATCGACCTGATCGCCTGGGCGCGCCACCATTTCGAATGGCACGTGCCGGTCATCGCCATGACGGCGCGCGACGCATGGCACCTGGCCGCCGACGCGCTGAAGGCCGGCGCCGACGATTATCTGGTCAGGCCGATCCGTGAAGCCGAAATCCAGTCGCGCATCAATACGGTCACGCTGCGGCATGCGCCGGAGCCCGGCGACGTCATCGAGATCGGCGATTATTCGATCGATACCAAAAGCACGAAAATCATTTTGAATGGCGAGCCCGTCAATCTGACCCGTAAGGAATTCGAACTGGCCGCGTATTTTTTCCGGCATCCCGATCAGCTGATTTCTCATGAAACGCTGCTCGGCCGGATCTGGAAATTGCAGAGCGATATCGATACGCGCACGGTGGCCACCCACGTCAGCCGGATTCGCAAGAAGCTGCGGCTCGACGGCTCGCACGGCTGCGAAATCCTGTCACTCTACGGCTACGGCTATCGCTGCCTGATCGACCGGCCGGCCGAGACGCCCGCCACCGCCGCCCGCATCGCCGACATCGATCCCGCGGTCGTGCCGCCGGTGGTCGAAACGAACGCGACGCCGATCGAGCTGATCGCCGCGACGCCGCGCTTCGACACGCCCGGCGCGCCCGCCGCCCGCGGCACGCTCGCGCCGCCGGCCATGCCGCCCGACGAGACGGGCGCCGCGACGCTTCACGACGGCGCACGGCCCGTCGATCGCTACGTCGCGAACCTGCTGAAGGAACGACAGGATTTCGAGGAGCAGATCCGCCGGCTGCGCGACGCGTTCTGCGAGGCCACGCTCGAGCTGCGCGCGCTGAAGCGCCAAGGCGGCCCCCGCCGGCATCACGAGATCGAAGCGCTCGCCGACTACAGCGAGGATCTCGCCTGA
- a CDS encoding PIG-L family deacetylase, which translates to MSSSLPCDESDLDVPCHPTGEVHTGLHASPGRERSLANDADAPLFVVSPHLDDAVFSCASLVSTRPGTVVCTVFAGTPESPQCRPWDVAAGFADSTAALRERIREDDEALRICGARGVRLPFLDGQYGPSPGVRALARALAAQLARCRGAVPLVPLGLNHPDHRCVADAWLLLARRQRLRTWLVYEEAIHRGVPGVTAARLRVLERAGWCVTPLDAGWCAARGGERARAVRRRAIASYASQLRAFGEARLTDLDAPERYWLAERRDRVR; encoded by the coding sequence ATGAGCTCGTCCCTTCCTTGCGACGAGTCCGATCTCGACGTGCCGTGCCACCCAACCGGCGAGGTGCATACGGGCTTGCACGCGTCGCCGGGCCGCGAGCGCTCCCTCGCGAACGATGCCGATGCGCCGCTGTTCGTGGTGTCGCCGCATCTGGACGACGCCGTGTTCAGCTGCGCGTCGCTGGTCTCGACGCGCCCCGGCACGGTGGTCTGCACCGTGTTCGCGGGCACGCCGGAGTCGCCGCAATGCCGGCCGTGGGACGTGGCGGCCGGCTTCGCCGATTCCACGGCGGCGTTGCGCGAACGCATCCGTGAGGATGACGAAGCGTTGCGGATCTGCGGCGCGCGTGGCGTGCGGCTGCCGTTTCTCGACGGGCAGTACGGGCCGTCGCCCGGCGTGCGGGCCCTGGCGCGCGCGCTGGCGGCGCAGTTGGCACGCTGCCGGGGCGCCGTGCCGCTGGTCCCGCTCGGCCTGAACCATCCCGATCACCGTTGCGTGGCCGACGCGTGGCTGCTGCTGGCGCGACGCCAGCGGCTGCGGACGTGGCTCGTGTACGAGGAGGCGATCCATCGCGGCGTACCCGGCGTGACGGCCGCGCGCCTGCGCGTGCTGGAGCGGGCGGGCTGGTGCGTCACGCCGCTCGATGCCGGCTGGTGCGCGGCGCGCGGGGGCGAGCGGGCCCGCGCCGTCAGGCGGCGTGCGATAGCGAGCTATGCAAGCCAGCTGCGCGCGTTCGGCGAGGCGAGACTCACCGATCTCGACGCGCCCGAGCGCTACTGGCTCGCCGAGCGCCGCGATCGCGTGCGCTGA